In Oryza sativa Japonica Group chromosome 3, ASM3414082v1, one DNA window encodes the following:
- the LOC4334878 gene encoding F-box protein At4g00755 isoform X3, translating into MEEPGPEEEKEEEEARFDFLEWIGPDTSAAVFTFLDHPADLARASAVSRSWRRFVVRNGFSKIQCLRLCPEASNFTRIITKQAIASASESDAEHQHRAYMHLSYALLLDDPQDCIIRCIGASTTDNFPEETIQNTLVPTDWVAMMRPSYWSSAGHFDPAVPECLFYRLRSDLCLVQQINIQPFRGQPTHPPSFFLLLLLNTSITCLLHPAFFQYGDPIYSAKYVRFQMGYPKTPLPSQLLVSHDNEGQLAADDNYIWTYTSPQFPMLQESVLQSFKLPRAVLCIGGVVKIEFLGRVQKQEMDDLYYICGDSTAAGTRSRSLQERCGPQVLSRYSQIWRVPW; encoded by the exons ATGGAGGAGCCTGGCCCTGaggaagagaaggaggaggaggaggcgcgctTCGACTTCCTCGAGTGGATCGGCCCGGacacctccgccgccgttttCACCTTCCTAGACCACCCCGCTGATCtcgcccgcgcctccgccgtctCCCGTTCCTGGCGCCGATTCG TTGTTCGGAATGGCTTCAGCAAGATCCAATGCCTGCGCCTTTGCCCTGAAGCTTCAAACTTCACCCGTATTATTACCAAACAAGCCATTGCCTCTGCTTCTGAGTCGGATGCGGAGCACCAGCACAGGGCGTACATGCATCTCAGCTATGCCCTTCTCTTGGATGACCCCCAGGACTGCATCATCCGCTGCATCGGTGCCTCCACCACCGACAATTTCCCTGAGGAGACCATACAAAACACCCTTGTGCCCACCGATTGGGTGGCCATGATGAGGCCCTCTTATTGGTCCAGCGCCGGCCACTTCGATCCTGCTGTGCCCGAATGCCTCTTTTACAGGCTTCGCTCCGATCTATGCCTCGTTCAACAAATCAACATACAGCCATTCAGAGGTCAGCCCACCCAtcctccttccttctttttACTCCTCTTGCTAAATACTAGTATTACCTGTCTCTTGCACCCAGCTTTCTTCCAGTATGGTGATCCAATATACTCCGCAAAATATGTCCGCTTCCAGATGGGTTACCCAAAGACACCTCTACCATCTCAATTACTTGTATCTCATGATAATGAAGGCCAGTTGGCTGCTGATGACAACTATATCTGGACGTACACATCTCCACAATTTCCAATGCTGCAG GAAAGTGTCCTTCAGTCTTTTAAGCTTCCACGCGCAGTTCTATGCATCGGTGGAGTTGTGAAGATTGAGTTTCTTGGTAGGGTTCAGAAACAGGAAATGGATGATCTATATTACATATG TGGGGATTCCACTGCCGCGGGAACTAGGAGTAGATCCTTACAAGAACGGTGTGGTCCTCAAGTACTATCCAGATACTCGCAGATCTGGCGTGTGCCATGGTGA
- the LOC4334878 gene encoding F-box protein At4g00755 isoform X4, whose protein sequence is MEEPGPEEEKEEEEARFDFLEWIGPDTSAAVFTFLDHPADLARASAVSRSWRRFVVRNGFSKIQCLRLCPEASNFTRIITKQAIASASESDAEHQHRAYMHLSYALLLDDPQDCIIRCIGASTTDNFPEETIQNTLVPTDWVAMMRPSYWSSAGHFDPAVPECLFYRLRSDLCLVQQINIQPFRAFFQYGDPIYSAKYVRFQMGYPKTPLPSQLLVSHDNEGQLAADDNYIWTYTSPQFPMLQESVLQSFKLPRAVLCIGGVVKIEFLGRVQKQEMDDLYYICGDSTAAGTRSRSLQERCGPQVLSRYSQIWRVPW, encoded by the exons ATGGAGGAGCCTGGCCCTGaggaagagaaggaggaggaggaggcgcgctTCGACTTCCTCGAGTGGATCGGCCCGGacacctccgccgccgttttCACCTTCCTAGACCACCCCGCTGATCtcgcccgcgcctccgccgtctCCCGTTCCTGGCGCCGATTCG TTGTTCGGAATGGCTTCAGCAAGATCCAATGCCTGCGCCTTTGCCCTGAAGCTTCAAACTTCACCCGTATTATTACCAAACAAGCCATTGCCTCTGCTTCTGAGTCGGATGCGGAGCACCAGCACAGGGCGTACATGCATCTCAGCTATGCCCTTCTCTTGGATGACCCCCAGGACTGCATCATCCGCTGCATCGGTGCCTCCACCACCGACAATTTCCCTGAGGAGACCATACAAAACACCCTTGTGCCCACCGATTGGGTGGCCATGATGAGGCCCTCTTATTGGTCCAGCGCCGGCCACTTCGATCCTGCTGTGCCCGAATGCCTCTTTTACAGGCTTCGCTCCGATCTATGCCTCGTTCAACAAATCAACATACAGCCATTCAGAG CTTTCTTCCAGTATGGTGATCCAATATACTCCGCAAAATATGTCCGCTTCCAGATGGGTTACCCAAAGACACCTCTACCATCTCAATTACTTGTATCTCATGATAATGAAGGCCAGTTGGCTGCTGATGACAACTATATCTGGACGTACACATCTCCACAATTTCCAATGCTGCAG GAAAGTGTCCTTCAGTCTTTTAAGCTTCCACGCGCAGTTCTATGCATCGGTGGAGTTGTGAAGATTGAGTTTCTTGGTAGGGTTCAGAAACAGGAAATGGATGATCTATATTACATATG TGGGGATTCCACTGCCGCGGGAACTAGGAGTAGATCCTTACAAGAACGGTGTGGTCCTCAAGTACTATCCAGATACTCGCAGATCTGGCGTGTGCCATGGTGA
- the LOC4334878 gene encoding F-box protein At4g00755 isoform X2 produces MEEPGPEEEKEEEEARFDFLEWIGPDTSAAVFTFLDHPADLARASAVSRSWRRFVVRNGFSKIQCLRLCPEASNFTRIITKQAIASASESDAEHQHRAYMHLSYALLLDDPQDCIIRCIGASTTDNFPEETIQNTLVPTDWVAMMRPSYWSSAGHFDPAVPECLFYRLRSDLCLVQQINIQPFRAFFQYGDPIYSAKYVRFQMGYPKTPLPSQLLVSHDNEGQLAADDNYIWTYTSPQFPMLQESVLQSFKLPRAVLCIGGVVKIEFLGRVQKQEMDDLYYICISHVQIVGIPLPRELGVDPYKNGVVLKYYPDTRRSGVCHGESSGDDGRNSPSKWRNFTTRILHSSSARRLGWNQAILNRLFGAHDASEEEEEET; encoded by the exons ATGGAGGAGCCTGGCCCTGaggaagagaaggaggaggaggaggcgcgctTCGACTTCCTCGAGTGGATCGGCCCGGacacctccgccgccgttttCACCTTCCTAGACCACCCCGCTGATCtcgcccgcgcctccgccgtctCCCGTTCCTGGCGCCGATTCG TTGTTCGGAATGGCTTCAGCAAGATCCAATGCCTGCGCCTTTGCCCTGAAGCTTCAAACTTCACCCGTATTATTACCAAACAAGCCATTGCCTCTGCTTCTGAGTCGGATGCGGAGCACCAGCACAGGGCGTACATGCATCTCAGCTATGCCCTTCTCTTGGATGACCCCCAGGACTGCATCATCCGCTGCATCGGTGCCTCCACCACCGACAATTTCCCTGAGGAGACCATACAAAACACCCTTGTGCCCACCGATTGGGTGGCCATGATGAGGCCCTCTTATTGGTCCAGCGCCGGCCACTTCGATCCTGCTGTGCCCGAATGCCTCTTTTACAGGCTTCGCTCCGATCTATGCCTCGTTCAACAAATCAACATACAGCCATTCAGAG CTTTCTTCCAGTATGGTGATCCAATATACTCCGCAAAATATGTCCGCTTCCAGATGGGTTACCCAAAGACACCTCTACCATCTCAATTACTTGTATCTCATGATAATGAAGGCCAGTTGGCTGCTGATGACAACTATATCTGGACGTACACATCTCCACAATTTCCAATGCTGCAG GAAAGTGTCCTTCAGTCTTTTAAGCTTCCACGCGCAGTTCTATGCATCGGTGGAGTTGTGAAGATTGAGTTTCTTGGTAGGGTTCAGAAACAGGAAATGGATGATCTATATTACATATG CATATCTCATGTCCAAATAGTGGGGATTCCACTGCCGCGGGAACTAGGAGTAGATCCTTACAAGAACGGTGTGGTCCTCAAGTACTATCCAGATACTCGCAGATCTGGCGTGTGCCATGGTGAGTCATCAGGGGATGATGGTCGCAACAGCCCCTCTAAGTGGCGCAACTTTACCACAAGAATCTTGCACTCAAGCTCAGCTCGACGATTAGGATGGAACCAGGCCATCTTGAACAGGCTGTTTGGCGCGCATGATGCAtctgaggaagaggaggaagagactTAA
- the LOC4334878 gene encoding F-box protein At4g00755 isoform X1: protein MEEPGPEEEKEEEEARFDFLEWIGPDTSAAVFTFLDHPADLARASAVSRSWRRFVVRNGFSKIQCLRLCPEASNFTRIITKQAIASASESDAEHQHRAYMHLSYALLLDDPQDCIIRCIGASTTDNFPEETIQNTLVPTDWVAMMRPSYWSSAGHFDPAVPECLFYRLRSDLCLVQQINIQPFRGQPTHPPSFFLLLLLNTSITCLLHPAFFQYGDPIYSAKYVRFQMGYPKTPLPSQLLVSHDNEGQLAADDNYIWTYTSPQFPMLQESVLQSFKLPRAVLCIGGVVKIEFLGRVQKQEMDDLYYICISHVQIVGIPLPRELGVDPYKNGVVLKYYPDTRRSGVCHGESSGDDGRNSPSKWRNFTTRILHSSSARRLGWNQAILNRLFGAHDASEEEEEET from the exons ATGGAGGAGCCTGGCCCTGaggaagagaaggaggaggaggaggcgcgctTCGACTTCCTCGAGTGGATCGGCCCGGacacctccgccgccgttttCACCTTCCTAGACCACCCCGCTGATCtcgcccgcgcctccgccgtctCCCGTTCCTGGCGCCGATTCG TTGTTCGGAATGGCTTCAGCAAGATCCAATGCCTGCGCCTTTGCCCTGAAGCTTCAAACTTCACCCGTATTATTACCAAACAAGCCATTGCCTCTGCTTCTGAGTCGGATGCGGAGCACCAGCACAGGGCGTACATGCATCTCAGCTATGCCCTTCTCTTGGATGACCCCCAGGACTGCATCATCCGCTGCATCGGTGCCTCCACCACCGACAATTTCCCTGAGGAGACCATACAAAACACCCTTGTGCCCACCGATTGGGTGGCCATGATGAGGCCCTCTTATTGGTCCAGCGCCGGCCACTTCGATCCTGCTGTGCCCGAATGCCTCTTTTACAGGCTTCGCTCCGATCTATGCCTCGTTCAACAAATCAACATACAGCCATTCAGAGGTCAGCCCACCCAtcctccttccttctttttACTCCTCTTGCTAAATACTAGTATTACCTGTCTCTTGCACCCAGCTTTCTTCCAGTATGGTGATCCAATATACTCCGCAAAATATGTCCGCTTCCAGATGGGTTACCCAAAGACACCTCTACCATCTCAATTACTTGTATCTCATGATAATGAAGGCCAGTTGGCTGCTGATGACAACTATATCTGGACGTACACATCTCCACAATTTCCAATGCTGCAG GAAAGTGTCCTTCAGTCTTTTAAGCTTCCACGCGCAGTTCTATGCATCGGTGGAGTTGTGAAGATTGAGTTTCTTGGTAGGGTTCAGAAACAGGAAATGGATGATCTATATTACATATG CATATCTCATGTCCAAATAGTGGGGATTCCACTGCCGCGGGAACTAGGAGTAGATCCTTACAAGAACGGTGTGGTCCTCAAGTACTATCCAGATACTCGCAGATCTGGCGTGTGCCATGGTGAGTCATCAGGGGATGATGGTCGCAACAGCCCCTCTAAGTGGCGCAACTTTACCACAAGAATCTTGCACTCAAGCTCAGCTCGACGATTAGGATGGAACCAGGCCATCTTGAACAGGCTGTTTGGCGCGCATGATGCAtctgaggaagaggaggaagagactTAA
- the LOC4334879 gene encoding pentatricopeptide repeat-containing protein At5g52850, chloroplastic: MNSMNPYRSIDMCLRLRRSASSWAAAVADHARSGRHDAALTVFRRVLAVHPTTAAADELACSALLRCCDARLAYQIHAQACRRGLVASNPVLACSLLAFYAAAASSPTAAIPPACNLFDEMAHKDAVSYTAMISALVRAGAAHWRQALALYPCMLQAGAPPTQHTFAQLLSACASGRLHHQGTQLHAQLLRWGAGLNLVLKTALLHMYCNCGNMGYAHTVLHSTPQTDVVLWTAIITGYARSGDLQSALQMFRSMTRAAVLPNAFTYAALISACSSFRALQPGRQIHARLFKFGLEHDTSVCNALVDLYSKSSSRLLDLLHTFHAVDKPNVVSWTALIAGLACHGRDEEAFLAFSQMRLSGVLPNSFTVSTLLKGSSSSLAFLHARKIHGYILKTSFESLDAAVGNSLVDVYVRFARMDDAWAVATTMAFIRDRFTYTSLARGLNQMGLQQRTLEMFVRMFHEDVDIDGFSIASFLSSAASLASIETGKQLHSCSVKLGLSSDISVSNSLIDMYSKCKCMGDARSVFQSISEPKVVSWNALMSALVSNEYYNEALSAFEDMTLVGAKPDGITFSLMLFACNRSGLVDIGIKYFNSMGNLFGVLPQRSHYTLFLDMLGRSGRLTEAASTIDVIPIQPDLVNVQGSIGILKSL; this comes from the coding sequence ATGAATTCAATGAACCCATATCGATCGATTGATAtgtgcctccgcctccgccgctctgcctcctcctgggccgccgccgtcgctgaccACGCTCGCTCCGGTCGCCACGACGCCGCGCTCACTGTCTTCCGCCGCGTTCTCGCCGTCCacccgaccaccgccgccgccgacgagctcgcctGCTCCGCCCTCCTCCGCTGCTGCGATGCCCGCTTGGCCTACCAGATACACGCCCAGGCATGCCGGCGCGGCTTGGTGGCCTCCAATCCCGTCCTGGCCTGCTCCCTGCTCGCCTTctacgctgccgccgcctcctctcccaccgccGCAATACCGCCTGCCTGCaacctgttcgacgaaatggcACACAAGGATGCCGTCTCCTACACAGCCATGATCTCTGCTCTcgtccgcgcgggcgcggccCACTGGAGGCAAGCTCTCGCGCTCTATCCCTGCATGCTCCAAGCCGGTGCGCCGCCCACTCAACACACCTTCGCCCAGCTACTCTCTGCCTGCGCCTCCGGCCGCCTGCACCACCAAGGCACTCAGCTTCATGCTCAGCTCCTGCGCTGGGGAGCGGGTCTCAACCTGGTGCTCAAGACCGCGCTCCTCCATATGTACTGCAACTGCGGCAACATGGGCTATGCCCACACCGTGCTCCACTCCACGCCTCAAACCGACGTCGTGCTCTGGACCGCCATCATTACTGGCTACGCGCGGAGTGGAGACCTCCAGTCTGCTCTTCAGATGTTCCGCTCCATGACCCGTGCTGCAGTGCTGCCCAATGCCTTCACCTACGCTGCCCTGATCTCTGCTTGCTCCTCCTTCCGGGCACTGCAGCCTGGACGGCAGATTCATGCCCGCTTGTTCAAGTTTGGACTAGAGCATGATACCTCAGTCTGCAATGCACTTGTGGACTTGTACAGCAAGTCCTCCAGCCGTTTACTCGACTTGTTGCACACTTTCCATGCAGTCGACAAGCCGAATGTCGTGTCCTGGACTGCCTTGATCGCTGGACTTGCATGCCATGGCAGAGATGAGGAGGCGTTTTTGGCATTTTCTCAGATGCGGCTTAGCGGGGTGCTTCCCAACTCGTTCACCGTCTCCACTCTTCTCAAAGGCAGTAGCTCCTCGCTAGCTTTCCTGCATGCCAGGAAAATCCATGGCTACATTCTCAAGACCAGCTTTGAATCTTTGGATGCAGCTGTTGGGAACTCCTTGGTTGATGTTTATGTTAGGTTTGCAAGGATGGATGATGCATGGGCAGTGGCGACCACAATGGCCTTCATAAGGGACAGGTTCACATACACAAGCCTTGCTAGAGGGTTAAATCAGATGGGCCTTCAACAGAGGACCCTTGAAATGTTTGTCCGGATGTTCCATGAGGATGTTGATATCGATGGTTTCAGCATCGCTAGCTTCCTTTCGTCTGCTGCAAGCTTGGCATCCATAGAGACTGGGAAGCAGTTGCATAGCTGCTCGGTGAAACTAGGATTGAGTAGTGACATTTCGGTCTCTAACAGTCTTATTGACATGTACAGCAAATGCAAGTGTATGGGGGATGCTAGGAGCGTTTTCCAGTCAATCAGCGAGCCAAAAGTTGTGTCCTGGAATGCCTTGATGTCTGCACTGGTATCCAACGAGTATTATAATGAAGCGTTGTCGGCTTTCGAAGACATGACATTGGTTGGAGCTAAGCCTGATGGCATCACTTTCTCACTAATGCTTTTCGCTTGCAACCGCAGTGGCTTAGTTGACATTGGCATCAAATACTTCAACTCTATGGGCAATTTGTTTGGTGTTCTCCCACAGAGGAGCCACTACACACTCTTTCTGGATATGTTAGGACGATCAGGTCGTCTTACAGAGGCAGCGAGCACCATTGATGTTATACCCATCCAGCCAGACCTAGTTAATGTGCAGGGCTCTATTGGCATCTTGAAATCTCTGTAA
- the LOC4334880 gene encoding uncharacterized protein isoform X2 produces MMINSALTAASFQSPPTFIKLQVQLRPQKRRLQHQQQLLIVGNNGAITIGKQEFVLKPVQATLGPNSTGGRGGSPLPDVIQQFYSSLNEKDSKRLENLIAPDCIIDDNAYYKLLDIKSTQTYFRRLMDAMGKNFKFAIDEVSQGVEPTFAVMWHLEWNGKTIPFTKGCSFYICSRKEAALVIRKIHIFQESPVKPCKFSLEILNIATNLFDTFPNIAEGLLNNPEQAIQPFVRLYKSFVKPFIVPFLAYYTHFWTYLAKVLTMMLHLLYRIIKW; encoded by the exons ATGATGATCAATTCTGCCTTAACGGCTGCTtccttccaatctcctcccacttTCATCAAACTACAAGTACAGCTAAGGCCTCAGAAGCGCCGCCtgcaacaccaacaacagctTCTGATTGTTGGCAACAACGGGGCAATAACAATAGGAAAGCAGGAGTTCGTGCTAAAGCCTGTACAAGCAACACTAGGGCCAAATTCAACTGGTGGCCGCGGGGGTTCGCCCCTACCCGATGTGATCCAGCAGTTCTACTCCTCCCTCAACGAGAAGGACAGCAAACGTCTTGAAAACCTGATTGCTCCTGACTGCATCATCGACGACAACGCATACTATAAGCTGCTGGACATCAAG AGTACCCAAACCTACTTCAGGAGACTGATGGATGCAATGGGAAAGAATTTCAAATTTGCCATCGATGAGGTTTCTCAAGGAGTGGAACCCACTTTCGCAGTAATGTGGCATCTTG AATGGAATGGTAAAACCATCCCCTTCACCAAGGGCTGCAGCTTCTACATATGTTCAAGAAAAGAAGCAGCACTTGTTATTAG GAAAATTCATATCTTCCAAGAGTCACCAGTGAAACCATGCAAGTTTTCACTG GAAATACTAAATATCGCTACCAACTTGTTTGACACATTCCCGAATATAGCTGAAG GTTTATTAAATAATCCAGAACAAGCAATACAGCCCTTTGTGAGGCTTTACAAGTCCTTCGTGAAGCCTTTCATCGTCCCTTTTCTTGCATACTATACCCACTTTTGGACATACTTGGCTAAAGTATTGACTATGATGCTCCATTTGTTGTATAGAATAATCAAATG GTAG
- the LOC4334880 gene encoding uncharacterized protein isoform X1, with amino-acid sequence MMINSALTAASFQSPPTFIKLQVQLRPQKRRLQHQQQLLIVGNNGAITIGKQEFVLKPVQATLGPNSTGGRGGSPLPDVIQQFYSSLNEKDSKRLENLIAPDCIIDDNAYYKLLDIKSTQTYFRRLMDAMGKNFKFAIDEVSQGVEPTFAVMWHLEWNGKTIPFTKGCSFYICSRKEAALVIRKIHIFQESPVKPCKFSLEILNIATNLFDTFPNIAEGLLNNPEQAIQPFVRLYKSFVKPFIVPFLAYYTHFWTYLAKVLTMMLHLLYRIIKWYV; translated from the exons ATGATGATCAATTCTGCCTTAACGGCTGCTtccttccaatctcctcccacttTCATCAAACTACAAGTACAGCTAAGGCCTCAGAAGCGCCGCCtgcaacaccaacaacagctTCTGATTGTTGGCAACAACGGGGCAATAACAATAGGAAAGCAGGAGTTCGTGCTAAAGCCTGTACAAGCAACACTAGGGCCAAATTCAACTGGTGGCCGCGGGGGTTCGCCCCTACCCGATGTGATCCAGCAGTTCTACTCCTCCCTCAACGAGAAGGACAGCAAACGTCTTGAAAACCTGATTGCTCCTGACTGCATCATCGACGACAACGCATACTATAAGCTGCTGGACATCAAG AGTACCCAAACCTACTTCAGGAGACTGATGGATGCAATGGGAAAGAATTTCAAATTTGCCATCGATGAGGTTTCTCAAGGAGTGGAACCCACTTTCGCAGTAATGTGGCATCTTG AATGGAATGGTAAAACCATCCCCTTCACCAAGGGCTGCAGCTTCTACATATGTTCAAGAAAAGAAGCAGCACTTGTTATTAG GAAAATTCATATCTTCCAAGAGTCACCAGTGAAACCATGCAAGTTTTCACTG GAAATACTAAATATCGCTACCAACTTGTTTGACACATTCCCGAATATAGCTGAAG GTTTATTAAATAATCCAGAACAAGCAATACAGCCCTTTGTGAGGCTTTACAAGTCCTTCGTGAAGCCTTTCATCGTCCCTTTTCTTGCATACTATACCCACTTTTGGACATACTTGGCTAAAGTATTGACTATGATGCTCCATTTGTTGTATAGAATAATCAAATGGTATGTTTAA
- the LOC136351066 gene encoding uncharacterized protein gives MVPVNFGDSSSIPPVDAVVPMAMAPRLLCFLFLLLQLLLFPRVAAIVLAATPVLLLAAFLLALVLVYSEPNNNNEPDHLIPIRIRSRNPHAHDHASSCTASGSSDDDDDAQDSDSESVSEPADDEKAAVWTAEDEKSIQNIGSLELERNAAVEKLMSSRSMHRYYAADRDLIDLDLDGDGHQLPPGSAPSMHRNPFFFHDDQQAAASTAKLFSRHESFRPYFVADKTQQPVVLESSGGGGSSSSLSSSSSASGDRAGQHMKQEAVADFSSSSKAMVVTVDAELPNPKSMVTVDVELISDSSDDDDDDIMSLPGQQITKVASSMSDDDDGESSFEVESITRQVNETLHAHAAAAAAAAAAAREGREEKEEKNKLASIEEDERRERDVFPSPSPFLRQTLPPLMATAVVLLLLPPPPPLPKQS, from the coding sequence ATGGTTCCGGTGAATTTCGGGGATTCGTCGTCGATTCCCCCAGTGGATGCGGTGGTGCCAATGGCAATGGCTCCTCGGTTACtctgcttcctcttcctcctcctgcagcTGTTGCTCTtcccccgcgtcgccgccatcgtcctCGCCGCAACCCCCGTCCTGCTtctcgccgccttcctcctcgccctcgTCCTCGTCTACAGCGAGCCCAACAACAATAATGAGCCCGATCATCTGATTCCGATCAGGATCAGGTCGCGCAATCCCCATGCCCATGACCATGCCTCCTCCTGCACCGCCTCCGGATCatcggacgacgacgacgacgcccaaGACTCGGACTCGGAGTCGGTCTCGGAGCCTGCCGATGATGAGAAGGCTGCGGTGTGGACGGCAGAGGACGAGAAAAGCATCCAGAACATCGGCTCGCTGGAGCTGGAGAGGAATGCCGCTGTGGAGAAGCTCATGTCCTCAAGAAGCATGCACCGCTACTACGCCGCCGACCGCGACCTCATCGACCTCGACCTCGACGGCGATGGCCACCAGCTGCCCCCCGGCTCCGCTCCCTCCATGCACCGCAACCCCTTCTTCTTCCACGATGACCAACAAGCAGCAGCGTCAACGGCGAAGCTGTTCAGCCGACACGAGAGCTTCAGGCCATACTTCGTCGCCGACAAGACGCAGCAGCCGGTCGTCCTCgagagcagcggtggcggcggctcttcCTCGTCTttgtcttcgtcttcctctgcCAGCGGCGACCGTGCCGGCCAGCATATGAAGCAAGAAGCCGTGGCTGACTTTTCCTCCAGCTCCAAGgccatggtggtgacggtggATGCAGAGCTCCCCAACCCCAAGTCCATGGTAACGGTGGATGTAGAGCTCATCAGCGACTCCtcggatgatgacgacgacgacattaTGTCGTTGCCCGGCCAGCAAATAACTAAGGTAGCGAGCAGCATGtcagacgacgacgatggggaATCCTCCTTTGAGGTGGAGAGCATCACACGACAGGTAAATGAAACTTTGCATgcccatgctgctgctgctgctgccgccgccgccgccgcccgtgaaggaagagaagaaaaagaagagaagaacaaGTTGGCATCGATTGAGGAGGACGAGAGGAGGGAGCGCGACGTCTTTCCGTCTCCGTCCCCGTTCCTCCGGCAAACTCTGCCACCATtaatggcgacggcggtggttctcctcctcctgccgccaccaccgccgctcccaAAGCAGTCGTAG